The following proteins are encoded in a genomic region of Streptomyces sp. NBC_01723:
- a CDS encoding Gfo/Idh/MocA family protein produces MGQPQQPEGAGAAAAGTGTGASGASANRPPLRVGMVGYAFMGAAHSQGWRTAGRVFDLPLNPVLAAICGRDADAVRTAADRHGWQSTETDWRALVERDDIDLVDVCTPGDSHAEIALAALAAGKHVLCEKPLANTVEEAEEMTRVAEDAAARGQLAMVGFNYRRVPATALARRMVAEGRVGRLRHVRVTYLQDWLVDPQAPLTWRLRKELAGSGALGDLGAHIVDLAQYLTGERIAGVSALTETFVRQRPLAAGAARGLTAGSADGAMGEVTVDDAAVFTGRLTSGALVSFEATRYATGRKNSLRIELNGERGSLAFDLERLNELSYHDGTEPGEHAGFRRILVTEPEHPYLDAWWPPGHGLGYEHSFVHQARDLVHAVAEGRRPEPSFADGLQVQRVLAAVEESAEKNSVYTPIAP; encoded by the coding sequence ATGGGACAGCCGCAGCAGCCCGAGGGGGCCGGGGCAGCAGCCGCCGGGACCGGAACCGGGGCTTCGGGGGCATCCGCGAACAGACCGCCCCTGCGCGTCGGCATGGTCGGCTACGCCTTCATGGGCGCCGCCCACTCCCAGGGCTGGCGCACCGCCGGCCGGGTCTTCGACCTGCCGCTGAACCCGGTGCTGGCCGCGATCTGCGGGCGGGACGCCGACGCCGTCCGCACGGCGGCCGACCGGCACGGCTGGCAGAGCACCGAGACGGACTGGCGGGCCCTGGTCGAGCGGGACGACATCGACCTCGTCGACGTCTGCACCCCCGGCGACAGCCACGCCGAGATCGCGCTGGCCGCGCTGGCCGCCGGCAAGCACGTGCTGTGCGAGAAGCCGCTGGCCAACACCGTCGAGGAGGCCGAGGAGATGACGCGCGTCGCCGAGGATGCGGCCGCGCGCGGTCAGCTGGCCATGGTCGGCTTCAACTACCGCCGGGTGCCCGCCACCGCGCTGGCCCGGCGGATGGTCGCCGAGGGCCGCGTCGGACGGCTGCGGCACGTGCGGGTGACCTACCTCCAGGACTGGCTGGTGGACCCCCAGGCCCCGCTCACCTGGCGGCTGCGCAAGGAACTCGCGGGATCGGGGGCGCTCGGCGACCTCGGCGCCCACATCGTCGACCTCGCCCAGTACCTGACGGGGGAGAGGATCGCGGGTGTCTCCGCCCTCACCGAGACCTTCGTACGGCAGCGCCCGCTGGCCGCCGGCGCCGCCCGGGGCCTGACCGCGGGCTCGGCGGACGGCGCCATGGGCGAGGTCACCGTCGACGACGCCGCCGTGTTCACCGGCCGCCTCACCTCCGGCGCCCTGGTCTCCTTCGAGGCCACCAGGTACGCCACCGGCCGCAAGAACTCCCTGCGCATCGAACTCAACGGCGAGCGCGGCTCGCTCGCCTTCGACCTGGAACGGCTCAACGAGCTGTCGTACCACGACGGTACGGAGCCCGGGGAGCACGCCGGGTTCCGCCGCATCCTCGTCACCGAGCCCGAGCACCCCTACCTGGACGCCTGGTGGCCGCCGGGCCACGGACTCGGCTACGAGCACAGCTTCGTGCACCAGGCGCGCGACCTCGTCCACGCCGTCGCCGAGGGCCGCCGCCCCGAACCCTCCTTCGCGGACGGGCTCCAGGTGCAGCGGGTGCTCGCGGCGGTGGAGGAGAGCGCCGAGAAGAACTCCGTCTACACCCCGATCGCTCCCTGA
- a CDS encoding sugar phosphate isomerase/epimerase family protein produces the protein MSHAPNATPSTPLRFGYGTNGLTDLRLDDALGLLADLGYDGVGLTLDHMHLDPLGDDLADRTRRVARRLDALGLGVTVETGARYVLDPRRKHGPSLLDPDPDDRARRTDLLVRAVRVAADLGAHAVHCFSGVTPAGTDDDTAWKRLAESLTPVLEAAATAGVPLAVEPEPGHLLAELADFHTLRRALGDPEHLGLTLDIGHCQCLEPLPPADCVRAAGPWLRHVQIEDMRRGVHEHLPFGDGEIDFPPVLDALAATGYQGLTVVELPRHSHAGPHFAERSLPFLRRAAAASPRTNRSGEPSATR, from the coding sequence GTGAGCCACGCCCCGAACGCCACCCCGTCGACCCCCCTCCGCTTCGGCTACGGCACCAACGGCCTCACCGACCTCCGGCTCGACGACGCCCTCGGCCTCCTCGCCGACCTGGGCTACGACGGCGTCGGCCTGACGCTGGACCACATGCATCTCGACCCGCTCGGCGACGACCTGGCGGACCGCACCCGCCGGGTCGCCCGCCGGCTGGACGCACTCGGGCTGGGCGTCACGGTGGAGACGGGCGCCCGCTACGTGCTCGACCCGCGCCGCAAGCACGGCCCCTCCCTGCTCGACCCGGACCCCGACGACCGCGCCCGCCGCACCGACCTCCTGGTCCGCGCCGTCCGGGTCGCCGCCGACCTGGGGGCCCACGCGGTGCACTGCTTCAGCGGCGTCACCCCGGCCGGCACGGACGACGACACGGCGTGGAAGCGGCTGGCCGAGTCCCTCACCCCGGTCCTGGAGGCCGCCGCCACCGCGGGCGTCCCGCTCGCCGTCGAGCCCGAACCGGGCCACCTCTTGGCCGAGTTGGCCGACTTCCACACCCTGCGCCGCGCCCTCGGCGACCCCGAGCACCTCGGCCTCACCCTGGACATCGGCCACTGCCAGTGCCTCGAACCCCTCCCTCCCGCCGACTGCGTGCGCGCCGCCGGCCCCTGGCTGCGTCACGTCCAGATCGAGGACATGCGCCGCGGCGTCCACGAACACCTCCCCTTCGGTGACGGCGAGATCGACTTCCCGCCCGTTCTCGACGCCCTCGCCGCCACCGGCTACCAGGGCCTGACCGTCGTCGAACTGCCCCGCCACTCCCACGCCGGACCCCACTTCGCCGAACGCTCCCTCCCGTTCCTCCGCCGGGCCGCGGCGGCGTCACCCCGTACGAACCGCTCGGGCGAGCCCTCCGCCACCCGTTGA
- a CDS encoding substrate-binding domain-containing protein, translating to MTKLTSRRGLLFGAAAVSAGAVLTGCTSNDPDDGGDKAADTQPAADDKPGKQVTIGYAGPQADHGWLNAVNDQAQNRAKKYSDVTLEVTEGSNDTAQQIGQIETLINKKVDVLVILPADGKALTQIGLKAMRAGIPVVNLDRIFNSPQAYRCWVGGDNYGMGLNAAHYIGEKLKDKPDAKVIELAGIDNLELTQQRTQGFDDGLKNYPNIKKVARQAAEFTVESGQSKMAQLLQAQSSFDALWNHDDDQGVGALRAIEQAGRDDFLMVGGAGALSAFQAIKADSGVLKATVLYPPTMAASAIDLARALGQGKGVSGLAEFEIPSTVTCYSAVVDKENVDQYMSTGFK from the coding sequence ATGACGAAGCTCACGAGTCGCAGAGGGCTGCTCTTCGGAGCCGCCGCCGTGTCCGCCGGTGCCGTCCTCACCGGGTGCACGAGCAACGACCCGGACGACGGCGGCGACAAGGCGGCGGACACGCAGCCGGCCGCCGACGACAAGCCCGGCAAGCAGGTCACCATCGGCTACGCGGGTCCGCAGGCCGACCACGGCTGGCTCAACGCCGTCAACGACCAGGCGCAGAACCGTGCCAAGAAGTACTCGGACGTCACCCTCGAGGTCACCGAGGGCTCCAACGACACCGCCCAGCAGATCGGCCAGATCGAGACCCTCATCAACAAGAAGGTCGACGTCCTGGTCATCCTGCCCGCGGACGGCAAGGCCCTCACCCAGATCGGCCTCAAGGCGATGCGCGCCGGCATCCCGGTCGTCAACCTCGACCGCATCTTCAACAGCCCCCAGGCCTACCGCTGCTGGGTCGGCGGCGACAACTACGGCATGGGGCTCAACGCCGCCCACTACATCGGCGAGAAGCTGAAGGACAAGCCGGACGCCAAGGTCATCGAGCTGGCCGGCATCGACAACCTCGAACTGACCCAGCAGCGCACCCAGGGCTTCGACGACGGTCTGAAGAACTACCCGAACATCAAGAAGGTGGCCCGCCAGGCCGCCGAGTTCACGGTCGAGTCCGGGCAGTCCAAGATGGCCCAGCTGCTCCAGGCCCAGTCGAGCTTCGACGCCCTGTGGAACCACGACGACGACCAGGGCGTGGGCGCCCTGCGCGCCATCGAGCAGGCCGGACGCGACGACTTCCTGATGGTCGGCGGCGCCGGCGCGCTCTCCGCCTTCCAGGCCATCAAGGCCGACAGCGGCGTCCTGAAGGCGACGGTGCTCTACCCGCCGACCATGGCGGCCTCCGCGATCGACCTGGCCCGCGCCCTCGGCCAGGGCAAGGGCGTCAGCGGACTCGCCGAGTTCGAGATCCCCTCGACGGTCACCTGCTACTCGGCCGTCGTCGACAAGGAGAACGTCGACCAGTACATGTCCACGGGCTTCAAGTGA
- a CDS encoding SCO3242 family prenyltransferase: MSRARARDASGSSGSSASSRVLAVPGAPADGHGVDAAAPPAGGRRTDLATPPADGAATRGPRPRSGRAGAWAELLRLPALFTVPGDALAGAAAAGVRPGRRTLLAIGSSLCLYEAGMALNDWADRAEDAVERAHRPIPSGRIRPAAALAAACGLTGAGLALAAAAGRPALAVAAPLAGSVWAYDLVLKHTPAGPAAMAAARGLDLLLGAAATSGGTRAALPSAALLGSHTLAVTAVSRRETTGGSVLAPSAALATTGVLTRLVVGHRRTRLPAGRWAAAAPGLSGSKPPVGAPEAGDVLTAALGAAYAATAARPYLHATLNPSPPLTQRAVGGGIRATIPLQAALAARAGAPATSLLIAALAPAGRMFARRAAMRKVSIT; encoded by the coding sequence ATGAGCCGCGCCAGGGCGCGGGACGCATCCGGGTCGTCCGGGTCGTCCGCCTCCTCCCGGGTGCTCGCCGTACCCGGTGCGCCGGCGGATGGCCATGGCGTCGACGCCGCCGCGCCGCCCGCCGGTGGCCGGCGCACCGACCTCGCGACACCGCCCGCAGACGGTGCCGCGACCCGCGGGCCCCGCCCCCGCTCCGGCCGCGCTGGAGCCTGGGCCGAACTGCTGCGGCTGCCCGCCCTGTTCACCGTTCCCGGAGACGCCCTGGCCGGTGCCGCCGCCGCCGGGGTGCGGCCCGGGCGCCGTACGCTGCTCGCCATCGGGTCGTCCCTGTGCCTGTACGAGGCGGGCATGGCCCTGAACGACTGGGCGGACCGGGCCGAGGACGCCGTGGAGCGTGCGCACCGCCCGATTCCGTCCGGCCGGATCCGTCCGGCGGCCGCCCTCGCCGCGGCCTGCGGCCTCACCGGTGCCGGTCTCGCACTCGCCGCCGCGGCCGGGCGCCCCGCCCTGGCGGTGGCCGCGCCACTCGCGGGGTCCGTGTGGGCCTACGACCTCGTCCTGAAGCACACACCCGCCGGGCCCGCGGCCATGGCCGCCGCCCGCGGACTGGACCTGCTCCTGGGCGCGGCCGCCACCTCCGGCGGGACCCGGGCCGCGCTGCCCTCCGCCGCGCTGCTCGGCAGCCACACCCTTGCGGTCACGGCCGTCTCCCGCCGGGAGACCACCGGCGGTTCGGTCCTGGCCCCCTCGGCGGCCCTGGCGACGACGGGGGTGCTGACCCGGCTGGTGGTCGGCCACCGCCGCACCCGACTCCCGGCAGGCCGGTGGGCAGCAGCCGCCCCCGGCCTGTCGGGCTCCAAGCCGCCCGTTGGCGCCCCGGAGGCCGGGGACGTCCTCACCGCCGCCCTGGGCGCCGCGTACGCCGCCACCGCGGCCCGTCCCTACCTCCACGCCACGCTCAACCCCTCACCCCCGCTCACCCAACGCGCCGTCGGCGGCGGCATCCGGGCCACGATCCCCCTCCAGGCCGCCCTCGCCGCCCGCGCCGGGGCACCCGCCACGTCCCTGCTGATCGCGGCCCTGGCCCCGGCCGGCCGGATGTTCGCGAGGAGGGCCGCCATGAGGAAGGTGAGCATCACGTGA
- a CDS encoding ThuA domain-containing protein gives MHRSRLKSTRTTRRPRLRTTLALFTGLMLAVGAPATVAGAHPGHPEHDEPAPAEGQFQQVPLAKGEPEMGEPMSLAVLPDRSVLHTSRDGTLRLTDQGGVTKVAGKLDVYSHDEEGLQGVGIDPDFANNRAIYLYYAPPLDTPAGDAPETGTAADFAKFDGVNRLSRFVLKPDGTLDQASEKKVLDVAASRGTCCHVGGDIDFDAEGNLYLSTGDDTNPFASDGFTPIDERADRNPAFDARRSAGNTNDLRGKILRIKVAEDGSYTVPEGNLFAPGTEKTRPEIYAMGFRNPFRLNVDEKTGTVYVGDYGPDAGAADPNRGPAGQVEFAKVTKAANFGWPYCTGNNDAYNDYDFATGTSGAKFDCAAPKNTSRHNTGLTDLPPAQAAWIPYDGASVPEFGTGSESPMGGPVYRYDPDLESSVKFPEEYDGDFFAGEFGRRWIKRIEQTEDGPDGTVAKINDFPWTGTQIMDMEFGPDGALYILDYGLSWFQGDENSGLYRIENAADGFSPIAEVSADRTSGAAGLKVKFTASAKDADSPDLTYSWDFGDGTKGEGLTPTHKYKKVGTYTATFTAKDPEGNTGSASVRVVVGNTAPTVTIETPGNGTLLPMGEPIPFKVKVTDPEETIDCSKVKVAYSLGHDSHAHELTSEMGCEGTLKPPPGDGGHDPNANIYGVVGASYTDGGANGQEALTGTARTVIQPPHRQAEHFADQSGVSVIDKTGANGGKTVGNIEDGDWISFSPYKFDGQKKLTVRASSGGAGGYLEVRTGSPEGPLHGSAYVPPTGSWETFQNVDVPLRALPRKTTDVYLVFRGGDGALYDVDDFEFSTEPFKAGKKVLVFSKTAGFRHDSIPAGIAALKEIGAPAGISVTATEEAGQFTTANLAKYDAVAFLSTTGDVLNAAQQTAFENYVKNGGGYLGIHAAADTEYDWEFYGGLVGAYFDSHPAIQKATVRVEDHDHPSTAHLDDAWEHTDELYNYRTNPREQAKVLATLDETTYQGGNMKGDHPIAWCQPYEGGRAFYTGLGHTKESYADEAFRGHLLGGMQYATGQVKADCKPSKDYRDIFNGQTLEGWKQAGPGTFDVKDGTLESNGGMGLLWYQAKELKSYSLKLDWKMQGDDNSGIFVGFPASDDPWSAVNKGYEIQIDATDAPDRTTGSVYSFKSANIKARDQVLRPPGQWNSYEIKVQGERLQVFLNGVKINDFTNKDPERSLTDGYVGLQNHGADDQVSFRNIQLKELPS, from the coding sequence GTGCACAGAAGCAGACTCAAAAGCACCAGGACCACGAGGCGTCCCAGGCTCCGCACCACCCTCGCCCTCTTCACCGGCCTGATGCTGGCCGTGGGCGCCCCGGCCACCGTCGCCGGCGCACACCCCGGCCACCCGGAGCACGACGAACCGGCGCCCGCCGAGGGGCAGTTCCAGCAGGTTCCGCTCGCCAAGGGCGAACCCGAGATGGGCGAGCCGATGTCGCTCGCCGTGCTGCCCGACCGCAGCGTCCTGCACACCTCGCGCGACGGCACACTGCGCCTGACCGACCAGGGCGGCGTCACCAAGGTCGCCGGCAAGCTCGACGTCTACAGCCACGACGAGGAGGGCCTCCAGGGCGTCGGCATCGACCCGGACTTCGCGAACAACCGGGCGATCTACCTCTACTACGCCCCGCCCCTCGACACCCCGGCGGGCGACGCCCCGGAGACCGGCACCGCCGCGGACTTCGCGAAGTTCGACGGCGTCAACCGCCTCTCCCGCTTCGTCCTCAAGCCCGACGGCACCCTCGACCAGGCCAGCGAGAAGAAGGTCCTGGACGTCGCGGCCTCCCGCGGCACCTGCTGCCACGTCGGCGGCGACATCGACTTCGACGCCGAGGGCAACCTCTACCTGTCCACCGGTGACGACACCAACCCCTTCGCCTCCGACGGCTTCACGCCGATCGACGAGCGGGCTGACCGCAACCCGGCCTTCGACGCCCGCCGCAGCGCCGGCAACACCAACGACCTGCGCGGCAAGATCCTGCGGATCAAGGTCGCCGAGGACGGCTCGTACACCGTCCCGGAGGGCAACCTCTTCGCCCCCGGCACGGAGAAGACCCGCCCCGAGATCTACGCGATGGGCTTCCGCAACCCGTTCCGGCTGAACGTCGACGAGAAGACCGGAACGGTCTACGTCGGCGACTACGGCCCCGACGCCGGCGCCGCCGACCCGAACCGCGGACCGGCCGGCCAGGTCGAGTTCGCCAAGGTCACCAAGGCCGCCAACTTCGGCTGGCCGTACTGCACGGGCAACAACGACGCCTACAACGACTACGACTTCGCCACCGGGACCTCCGGTGCCAAGTTCGACTGCGCCGCGCCCAAGAACACGTCCCGGCACAACACCGGACTCACCGACCTGCCGCCCGCGCAGGCCGCGTGGATCCCGTACGACGGCGCCTCCGTGCCCGAGTTCGGCACCGGATCCGAGTCCCCGATGGGCGGCCCGGTCTACCGGTACGACCCGGACCTCGAGTCCAGCGTGAAGTTCCCCGAGGAGTACGACGGCGACTTCTTCGCGGGTGAGTTCGGCCGCCGCTGGATCAAGCGGATCGAGCAGACCGAAGACGGACCTGACGGCACGGTCGCGAAGATCAACGACTTCCCGTGGACCGGCACCCAGATCATGGACATGGAGTTCGGCCCCGACGGCGCGCTCTACATCCTCGACTACGGCCTCTCCTGGTTCCAGGGCGACGAGAACTCCGGGCTCTACCGGATCGAGAACGCCGCGGACGGCTTCTCCCCGATCGCCGAGGTGAGCGCCGACAGGACGTCCGGCGCGGCCGGACTGAAGGTCAAGTTCACCGCGAGCGCCAAGGACGCCGACTCCCCGGACCTCACCTACAGCTGGGACTTCGGTGACGGCACCAAGGGCGAGGGCCTGACCCCCACCCACAAGTACAAGAAGGTCGGCACCTACACCGCGACCTTCACCGCCAAGGACCCCGAGGGCAACACCGGCAGCGCCAGCGTGCGGGTCGTGGTGGGCAACACCGCGCCCACGGTGACCATCGAGACCCCGGGCAACGGCACCCTGCTCCCGATGGGCGAGCCCATCCCGTTCAAGGTGAAGGTCACCGACCCCGAGGAGACGATCGACTGCTCCAAGGTCAAGGTCGCCTACAGCCTCGGCCACGACTCCCACGCCCACGAGCTGACCAGCGAGATGGGCTGTGAGGGCACCCTCAAGCCGCCGCCCGGCGACGGCGGTCACGACCCCAACGCCAACATCTACGGCGTCGTCGGCGCCAGCTACACGGACGGCGGGGCCAACGGCCAGGAGGCCCTGACCGGGACCGCCCGCACCGTCATCCAGCCGCCGCACCGCCAGGCCGAGCACTTCGCCGACCAGTCGGGCGTCTCGGTCATCGACAAGACCGGGGCCAACGGCGGCAAGACCGTCGGCAACATCGAGGACGGCGACTGGATCTCCTTCAGCCCCTACAAGTTCGACGGCCAGAAGAAGCTGACCGTGCGCGCCTCCTCCGGCGGCGCCGGCGGATACCTCGAGGTGCGCACCGGCTCGCCCGAGGGCCCGCTGCACGGCTCGGCGTACGTCCCGCCGACGGGCAGCTGGGAGACCTTCCAGAACGTCGACGTACCGCTGCGGGCCCTGCCCAGGAAGACCACCGACGTGTACCTGGTCTTCCGGGGCGGCGACGGCGCGCTCTACGACGTGGACGACTTCGAGTTCTCCACCGAGCCCTTCAAGGCCGGCAAGAAGGTCCTCGTCTTCTCCAAGACGGCCGGCTTCCGCCACGACTCGATCCCGGCGGGCATCGCCGCGCTCAAGGAGATCGGCGCCCCCGCCGGCATCTCGGTCACCGCGACCGAGGAGGCCGGGCAGTTCACCACCGCCAACCTCGCCAAGTACGACGCGGTGGCGTTCCTGTCCACCACCGGTGACGTCCTCAACGCCGCTCAGCAGACGGCGTTCGAGAACTACGTCAAGAACGGCGGAGGCTACCTGGGCATCCACGCCGCCGCCGACACCGAGTACGACTGGGAGTTCTACGGCGGCCTGGTCGGCGCCTACTTCGACTCGCACCCGGCCATCCAGAAGGCCACCGTCCGCGTCGAGGACCACGACCACCCGTCCACCGCGCACCTGGACGACGCCTGGGAGCACACCGACGAGCTGTACAACTACCGCACCAACCCGCGCGAGCAGGCCAAGGTCCTCGCCACCCTGGACGAGACGACCTACCAGGGCGGCAACATGAAGGGCGACCACCCGATCGCCTGGTGTCAGCCGTACGAGGGCGGCCGCGCCTTCTACACCGGCCTCGGCCACACCAAGGAGTCCTACGCGGACGAGGCCTTCCGCGGCCACCTGCTCGGCGGCATGCAGTACGCCACCGGCCAGGTCAAGGCGGACTGCAAGCCCAGCAAGGACTACCGGGACATCTTCAACGGCCAGACCCTGGAAGGCTGGAAGCAGGCCGGCCCCGGCACGTTCGACGTCAAGGACGGCACGCTGGAGTCCAACGGCGGCATGGGGCTGCTCTGGTACCAGGCCAAGGAGCTGAAGTCGTACTCCCTCAAGCTCGACTGGAAGATGCAGGGCGACGACAACTCCGGGATCTTCGTGGGCTTCCCCGCCTCCGACGACCCCTGGTCCGCGGTGAACAAGGGCTACGAGATCCAGATCGACGCCACGGACGCGCCGGACCGCACCACCGGGTCCGTCTACTCCTTCAAGTCGGCCAACATCAAGGCCCGTGACCAGGTTCTGCGGCCGCCCGGCCAGTGGAACTCCTACGAGATCAAGGTCCAGGGCGAACGCCTCCAGGTGTTCCTCAACGGAGTCAAGATCAACGACTTCACCAACAAGGACCCCGAGCGGAGCCTGACCGACGGGTACGTCGGCCTCCAGAACCACGGCGCCGACGACCAGGTCTCCTTCCGCAACATCCAGCTCAAGGAACTGCCCTCCTAA
- a CDS encoding inositol-3-phosphate synthase: MSAEPFLPTPSTAPRFGVWLIGARGSVATTAIAGCAAVAAGLHPATGMVTETAPFTSCGLPSLSSLVFGGHDTLDCPLPKRAEHLAAGGVLPHGLPSAVHAELVAADREIRPGGPLPGAPAPTQEALIDAFASDIRDFVRRQDLAGAVVVNVASTEPAPTDDTLPPSSLYAAAALRAGCPYVNFTPSTGLHHPALAALAESSGLPYAGRDGKTGQTLLRSVLGPMFLQRALAVRAWSGTNLLGGGDGAALADPAAAAAKNAGKERVLVDTLGAAPEGEVHIDDVPALGDWKTAWDHIAFDGFLGARMVLQTTWQGCDSALAAPLVLDLARLAARAQEKGLSGPLSELGFYFKDPVGDGPSSLAEQYAELRAFAGRLRDDEGAAAEHGERR, from the coding sequence ATGTCCGCCGAACCGTTCCTGCCCACCCCCTCCACGGCCCCGCGTTTCGGCGTCTGGCTCATCGGGGCACGCGGCTCCGTGGCCACCACCGCGATCGCGGGCTGCGCCGCCGTCGCCGCCGGGCTCCACCCGGCGACCGGCATGGTCACCGAGACCGCGCCCTTCACCTCGTGCGGTCTGCCATCGTTGTCGTCGCTCGTCTTCGGCGGTCACGACACCCTCGACTGCCCGCTGCCCAAGCGCGCCGAGCACCTCGCCGCCGGCGGTGTGCTGCCGCACGGCCTGCCGTCCGCCGTGCACGCCGAACTCGTCGCCGCCGACCGGGAGATCCGGCCCGGCGGTCCACTGCCGGGCGCCCCCGCGCCCACGCAGGAAGCGCTGATCGACGCCTTCGCGTCCGACATCCGCGACTTCGTGCGCCGCCAGGACCTCGCGGGCGCCGTCGTCGTGAACGTCGCCTCCACCGAGCCCGCGCCCACCGACGACACCCTGCCCCCCAGCTCGCTGTACGCGGCGGCCGCCCTGCGGGCCGGCTGCCCCTACGTCAACTTCACCCCGTCCACCGGCCTGCACCACCCGGCGCTGGCCGCGCTCGCCGAGTCCTCCGGGCTCCCGTACGCGGGCCGCGACGGCAAGACCGGGCAGACCCTGCTCCGTTCGGTGCTCGGCCCGATGTTCCTCCAGCGGGCCCTCGCCGTGCGCGCCTGGTCCGGCACCAACCTCCTCGGCGGCGGCGACGGAGCGGCCCTCGCCGACCCCGCGGCGGCCGCCGCCAAGAACGCCGGCAAGGAACGCGTCCTCGTCGACACGCTCGGAGCCGCGCCCGAGGGCGAGGTCCACATCGACGACGTCCCGGCGCTCGGCGACTGGAAGACCGCCTGGGACCACATCGCCTTCGACGGCTTCCTCGGCGCCCGGATGGTCCTCCAGACCACCTGGCAGGGCTGCGACTCGGCGCTGGCCGCTCCGCTCGTCCTCGACCTGGCCCGCCTCGCCGCCCGCGCCCAGGAGAAGGGGCTCTCCGGCCCCCTGAGCGAACTGGGCTTCTACTTCAAGGACCCGGTCGGCGACGGCCCGTCGTCCCTGGCGGAGCAGTACGCGGAACTGCGGGCCTTCGCGGGACGGTTGCGCGACGACGAAGGCGCCGCGGCCGAGCACGGGGAGCGGCGATGA
- a CDS encoding sugar phosphate isomerase/epimerase family protein: protein MPRNFTLFTGQWADLPLEEVCRLARDFGYDGLELACWGDHFEVDKALADPSYVESRHQLLDKYGLKCWAISNHLVGQAVCDAIIDERHEAILPARIWGDGDAEGVRQRAAAEIKDTARAAARLGVDTVIGFTGSAIWHLVAMFPPAPESMIERGYQDFADRWNPILDVFDAEGVRFAHEVHPSEIAYDYWTTQRALEAVGHRPAFGLNFDPSHFVWQDLDPVGFLWDFRDRIYHVDCKEARKRLDGRNGRLGSHLPWGDPRRGWDFVSAGHGDVPWEDVFRMLRSIDYRGPVSVEWEDAGMDRLQGAPEALTSLKAFDFEPPSASFDAAFNS, encoded by the coding sequence ATGCCGCGCAACTTCACTCTCTTCACCGGTCAGTGGGCGGACCTGCCCTTGGAGGAGGTCTGCCGCCTAGCCCGCGACTTCGGCTACGACGGCCTCGAACTCGCCTGCTGGGGTGACCACTTCGAGGTCGACAAGGCCCTTGCGGACCCCTCCTACGTGGAATCCAGGCACCAGCTGCTCGACAAGTACGGCCTCAAGTGCTGGGCGATCTCCAACCACCTGGTCGGCCAGGCGGTCTGCGACGCCATCATCGACGAACGTCACGAGGCCATCCTGCCCGCCCGGATCTGGGGCGACGGGGATGCCGAGGGGGTGCGGCAGCGCGCCGCCGCCGAGATCAAGGACACGGCGCGGGCCGCCGCCCGCCTCGGCGTCGACACCGTCATCGGCTTCACCGGCTCGGCCATCTGGCACCTGGTCGCCATGTTCCCGCCGGCCCCCGAGTCCATGATCGAACGCGGCTACCAGGACTTCGCCGACCGCTGGAACCCGATCCTCGACGTCTTCGACGCGGAGGGCGTGCGGTTCGCGCACGAGGTGCACCCCAGCGAGATCGCCTACGACTACTGGACCACGCAGCGCGCCCTGGAGGCGGTCGGCCACCGGCCCGCCTTCGGGCTGAACTTCGACCCCTCGCACTTCGTCTGGCAGGACCTCGACCCGGTCGGCTTCCTGTGGGACTTCCGCGACCGCATCTACCACGTCGACTGCAAGGAGGCCCGCAAACGCCTCGACGGCCGCAACGGCCGCCTCGGCTCCCACCTGCCCTGGGGCGACCCGCGGCGCGGCTGGGACTTCGTCTCGGCCGGCCACGGCGACGTCCCCTGGGAGGACGTCTTCCGCATGCTCCGCTCCATCGACTACCGGGGGCCGGTCTCCGTCGAGTGGGAGGACGCCGGCATGGACCGGCTCCAGGGCGCCCCCGAGGCCCTCACCAGCCTCAAGGCCTTCGACTTCGAGCCGCCCAGCGCGTCCTTCGACGCCGCGTTCAACAGCTGA